CATCCAACACGATCTCTTCGCCCACCTTCAACGGCGTGTAGACGATTCCTTCAGCCGGATAGGCCTGCTGTCCGCCCTCGCGATGGAAGGCTTGCACGCTGGGCTTCGAATCGTTCACGCTCGTGTAAACGTCTTGCGAATTGCCAGCGTCTTGATAGTCGAAACTCAACCCAACCGATCGAAACGATCCCGCGGCAAGCGTTCGATAACGCAAGCGGAACTTGAAATCCAACGGCAATACGCGGTCGGCAACGATTGTGGCAAAGCTGCCGACATCGGTCTGCCACAAACTCCCCTCTTCAACCTTCCAATTGCCGCTTTGTCTAAGCCACAGCTTGGGATTGGGAGCGTCGAAGTTGTCGTGCAGCAGCACCAAGTCGCCGGCGTCATCGGCTTTCTCAGCGAGCGATTCCGCCGCCGGCTTGTGTTGCATTTCACGCAGCGCCGCCTGAGCATCAGCCAACGCCACGGCTGCGGTTTCCGCTTCGGATGTCGCTTTTTCAATCAAGGTTTCGCGGACTCCGGGGCGGAGCATCGGATACCACGCCAGCGCCGGCAAGTCGATCGGTTGCAGGTCGACCGATCCGCCCAAGGACTGCGGCACGCCCGGCTCCAGCGGTTTCGATGTGTCTGGAAAACGACTGTCGCCGCGTTCAAAGCGATAGGTCGGCGCGTCGGCGGTTTTATCGTAGACCAATGGTATGCCATCGGTCGGGACCATCCCTTGGGACGCATCCTTTTGCATTTCAGTCCGCACCGAAATCGGATCGGTGCGGACGTCGTGCGGTTCGAAGAAGCTGCGAAAACGAAAGTACTCCTCGTGCGATACCGGATCAAATTTATGATCGTGGCAGCGGCAGCAGCGGAGCGTCAAACCTAAAAACGCTTCGCCCGTCCGTTCGACGGTTTCGAACAACCAGACATCGCGATCGAACTTGTACCAACTGCGCCCAAGATATCCTGTCGCTACCAACGATGAGGGATCATCCGGATCGATCCTTTCGTCCGCCGATAACATCTCGCGGACCATCGCCGCATAACCTTTGTTGTCGTTCAGCGAATCGACGATCCAATCGCGCCAACGCCAGATGTGTCGCTGGCTGTAGCGGATCTCATTGCTCCCGCGACTGCCATACCAATCGCTATATCGCCACACGTCCATCCAGTGCCGCCCCCAACGCTGGCCGTATTCGGGACGCGACAGCAGTTCGTCGACAACCGCTTCAAACGCCATCGGGCTGTCGTCGTTCAAGAACGCCTGCTGCTGTTCGACGGTCGGCGGCAGGCCGATCAGATCCAGGTAGACTCGTCGCAACCAAGTCGATCGGTCGGCAGGCGCCGCGTGAGGCAGCCCGTTAGCTTGCCGCCGCGCCGCAACAAAATAATCTATCGGACCGCGCGGCCAATTGGGGGCGTCGACCGCTGGCAAAGGGGGACGCATGATTGGCTGATAGGACCACCAGGTCTTGGGATCGGCAGCCGGTTCTTCGTCGGCAGGTGAAGGAGCGCCGTCGGCGATCCACTCGCGAAACAGATCGATTTGCGCGGGCGTCATCACCGCCCCTTCGTTTTCCGGCGGCATTTGATAGCCCGCTTCGCCGGTAAGCACATCGATCAAAAAACTCTTACCCGGATCGCCCGGCTGGATTGCCGCTCCCGATCCGCCGCCAGCGATCAGCGCCACGGCGGTGTCCAGTCGCAGATCGCCTTGTGCTTTCAGCGGCCCGTGGCAGGCGTAACACTTCTCTTCCAACAGCGGTTTGATGTCGGATAGATAGTCGACAGCGCAGGCCGAGCGTTCGCTAAACGAAACCGCAAACGGGACGATGCAGCACAATAAGAATCGCGTCGATAGAGTCGACATCGGGAGGGCGCACCTTTGTTGTGACTGACTGCCATTCCTGTTGTTAGGAATAAAAGTCATAGTTTCGCATGCAATCCGCCGCCTCGGTGGGGACCGCTGATTGTATCAGGAATGCCCAATGGATGTCTGGTGCCGGAACCGAGGCTATCGCCCAAACGGTTGATTCAACCGACAAGCCACTAGCAAGTGTCAGCTGAAGTCTCGCATGGGAACGCGTATTTGCCCACGTCGCACTGTCAGGGCAAATCCTCGTCACCTCTCGCTGACAGATACAAAACGATGAGAAACAAGAATTTTGTTGCATGACAATGGCGAGAAGCCTACGTTAAGAGCCTGCCTCGAATATCGACGTCGGAATGGATGCACTTAACGTCACGTTGGCGGCGGCTAAATCTGCGTTACGCGGCAATCGAAGCGTAGGCCACGATGAAGCCGACCGTCGCTACCCACCTTTATTCCCCACCTGCAGACGAGCCTTCCCATGCGAAGAATTTGCTCACGTTTCCGCGGCTTCACCCTACTCTATTTGCTGATTCTAGGAATTCCGGCTTGGGGCGGTGATGAGGCGGCGTTGCACGAGCGGGTGGATGAAATCATTGGGGATTCGTTGGGTGATGAACCTGCAGCGGCAATCGCCGACGACGCGGAATTCTTTCGTCGCGTTTGGCTCGATCTCGCAGGGACGATCCCTCCCGCGGAAGCGACACGCAAATTTTTAGCCGATCCTTCTACAGACAAACGCAGTCGCGCAATCGACCAACTGTTGGCAGCGCCAACCTATGTGACCCGCATGCAGCAGGCGTTTCATGTGATGTTGATGGAACGCCGGGGCGATCACGAGTCGTGGCAGAAGTTCTTGGAGCTTGCGTTTAAAGAAAACAAGTCATGGGACAGCATGGTGCGGGCGATGTTAGAACCGCAGCCTTCGCACGAAAGCCATCAAGGCGCTTCGTTCTTCTTGACGAAGAGGCTGGAAAAGTATGGACAGAATCCAATCGATCATCCCGGACTGACGAGCGACATCGGTCGATTGTTCCTAGGAGTCGATCTGCAATGTGCCCAGTGCCATGACCATCTCCTTGTAGACGAATACAAGCAGCTGGATTTCCAAGGGTTGCTGGCCGTCACACAAACGCTCAAACCCGCGAAGGGTGGTCCGATCCCGTTGGTTGCTGAAAAGCCGCTGACCGAGAAGTTGGAGTTTGTGTCGGTATTCGAATCGTCCTCCGTGGCAACGGGACCACGTATTCCGTTTGGCAAGGAGTTTGAAATACCCAGCGAATTGCCCGAGGATCGCGACTACAGCCCATTGGGGCTGGTCGCCAACGAATTGCCCACCGCAACGAACCCTCCGTTTTCTCGAAACATTGCCAACCGCATCTGGCATTTAATGCTCGGTCGCGGGCTTGTCGAACCGTTGGATTCGCATCACGCCGACAATCTCCCATCGCATCCGGAGCTGCTAGAGTTGTTGGCGGCGGAATTGGCGGCGCATCAGTTTGATCTGAAATGGCTGTTCCGGGAGATTGCACTCAGCGATACCTACCAACGCAGCAGTCGCATCGTGGATGCCAACACGGACATCCAAGAAATCCAGCCAGATCAATATCAAGTGGCGATTCCCAAGCGTCTTTCCGCGGAACAAGCGGTTACCAGTTTTGCGGAGGCGATTGGAGCGGGGAGGGATGAAGACGAACGATCGGAATTCATCTCACGACTGAAACCGCTGTTTGTTGCCGCCTTGGCCAACCCGGCTCGCGAGCATGAAGACCACCGTCATCCCTCGGTGCGGAGTGCTCTGTTTTTTGCTAATGACAAGGAGGTGCTTGCGGCGATAGAGCGTCAGCCAGGCAACTTGATCGACCGATTAATGGCGATCGAAGAGGAAACCGCTTTGGCGGACGAATTGTATTTGTCGGTTGTTAGTCGTTTTCCCAGCGACGAAGAGCGAACAGAACTTGCGGCTTTCCTAACCGTTCCCGCGGATCAACGCGAAGCCCATCTGCGGCACTGGATATGGGCGTTGTTGGCATCCACGGAATTCAATGTGAATCACTGAAAGATCGCAAACCCGGATTCTACGAGAAACTCAAAGAAAGGCTCCGATGAATGAGATGCGTTAAAGTCTAAAGGATCGCACCGAATAGGAACCACTGTTACTCTCGGATCTCGAACGAAAAACACTATGTCTAAATCACCTCTTTGCCGTACGCACGAACATCGACTGTCGCGTCGTCGCTTATTGGGCGCCGGTGCCGCGACGCTAGGCCTGGGCAGCATGTTGCGGCCTGTTGTCGCCGAGGACCTCCGCGACAAAGACCGGCAAGTTTTGTGCATTTGGCTCGACGGAGGGATGAGTCAATTGGAGAGTTGGGATCCGAAACCGAACACGCAATTTGGAGGACCTTTCCGAGCGATCCCGACGTCGGTACCTGGGATTCACATCTCGGAACTGTTTCCGAAAACGGCGTTGCAAATGCATCACTTGGCGATCCTCCGCAGCGTTCACACGCAGGACAATAGTCATTCGGCGGGTGTGGCGCGGATTAATCGTGGCGATCCCAAGAATCGCGGCGTCGTCTATCCGTATTTAGGATCGGCAGTCGCCAAGCTGATGGGACCAACGCGAACCGGCCTGCCACCGTATGTCTGGGTCAAACCGGGCAGCGGCGGATTCAAAACCGCCGATGCCGGCTTCCTCGGCCCAGCATACGGCGCACTTGCGCTGGGAGACGCCAAGCCGCCCGCCAATCTGCTGCCCCATCCTTCGTTGACTGCCGAAGAATACCAACTGAGGCAGGAGCTTCGCACGCGATTCAACGAACGTTTCGGCCAACAACGGTTCAACAATGAGGTGGCGGCCGATACCAGTGTTTATGAGATCGCGCAAACCTTGATGCGGCGAATGGATCTGTTTGATGAGTCGAAAGTCTCGGCGAAAGATGTCGAGCGTTACGGCAGTCATGAATTAGGGCGTCATATGTTGATGGGGCGCCGATTAATCGAAGCGGGCGTACGCTTTGTCAAAGTGAATTCGTACCATTGGGACAGCCACGGTGATCACTTTAATGCCAGCGATTGTCTGCATCGGCAATTCGATCAACCCTTCGCCGCCCTGATTGAAGATCTCGCCGACCGAAGTTTATTGGACAATGTATTGGTCATCGTGTTGAGTGAATTTGGACGTACCCCACGCATCAACTCCCACTGCGGCCGCGACCACTGGCCCGAAGCATGGTCGGTGGCGATGGCTGGCTGCGGATTGCAGAAGGGAGCTGTCGTTGGGGCGACCAACGATCTGGGGACGTTTGTCGAAGGTCCGGAGCACGATATCGGTCACCTGTTCCACACCTGGTTCCAGGCGCTCGGCATTCCCCAAGATCACATGGAATACATCAACCAGGGGCAACCGTTGCCCGTTGCCCATGACGACTTTGGCGCGGTTACCGAATTGCTCTCTTAATGGGATGTTTACTCTGATGGCTGACAGTCAACAAAAACAATCAACCGCCGATTCGCCGCCGTTGACGCTGCAACCGATTGGCGACCCGATCTTCTACGACCGCGTTCTGTGGGAGGCTCGCTTTTCTCCCCAGGGGCGATGGCTCGTTGGCGTTGGCCAAGATGCAAAGATCGTGCGATGGACGGTGGGCGATTCGACCGACGAAAATCCTACAGGTCTCACGGCTGCCGAATCGCTGACTGGACACAACGGCTGGCTCACCGGAATGGTGTTCCATCCAACGCTGGAGCATCTATTTACAGTCGATTCGTGGGGCCAGTTGGCCTGTTATCCGTACGCGCAAGCCACTGCCAGCGAACCGCTTTGGAAACTCCCGGCCGCCCACGACGGATGGATCCGTGCGATTGCGATCCATAACTCGGGAGCGCAGATCGCGACTTCCGGAAACGATGGCGTCGTTCGATTGTGGTCGACCGGCGATGGAGCGAAAGTGTCCGAATGGACGCATGGATCGAAGGTGATGAGCTTGGCGTTTGCTCCCGACGGCAAGAGCCTCGTTTCAGGCGATCTGTTTGGCGTGATCCGACAATGGGACCTGGAGAGGGGCGAAGTCGTCCGTGAGATAAGTGCTGCTCCGCTCTACCAAAAACACAACAATCAAGAATGCGGGGGCGTACGTCGGCTGGTCTTCAGCCCTCGCGGGGATCGCTTGGCGGCAATCGGTCAAAAGGAACCTCGCGGCGGTTTTGCCACTGGCATTCCATGTGTGATGGTCTTCGATTGGGAAACGGGGACTGTCGAACGAGAAATGCCTGTCGGCGACAGAAACGACGGATTTGCCTACGATGCGATCTTCCATCGGTCGGGACATCTTATTGCATGTTCGTCGGCGTTCCCGCGAAAGGGCCCCCTTTGGCTTTGGCACCCTGAGGAGGAAGAAGCCGCGTTGATCGACAAGAAGCTGAGCAATGGATTCTCGCTAAGTCCACATCCCGATGGCAAACGCGTTGCGTTGTTGATTTGCAACGCTCCCAACGGCAATGGCCGCGGTTTAAAAGGAGGAGAGTACCCGGGGGGCAGTTCTCGGATCCACTTGATGCAAATAACGCCCCAGGAGGCGAACGATCGTTGATGCGAGTTGGGACGTTACCTACGATCGGCCCTCGCTGATGACCGATCTTGGCCGAACACCGCTCGTCCCGCTTCCGCTGGGCGATACGAATCTGGAGTTGCGTACGGAATCGCCTTGGTGTTGTCTTGTCATTCGGAAAATGACCTCGCCCCCTTCCCTGCCGTTCGCAAACGAATAGAGAAACGACACGCAGGGCTGTTTGCATTCGTTTTTGCCTGCCGCTGTGCATTCCTGCCAGCGATCGCCTCGGCACTTCGGATCGCGACGTTTGCCTTGGGCTGATAGACTGCAATTTGCAGTCAACCAATCGCCCTCTTCTCCTCTACGTTGCTTCCGATGCGCCACGGATCCGAGCTCGACCCGCCCAATCGCTTCGAATCGATTCGTCGCGAGCTGGATCTTGGACAGATGGAGTGGGACCAAGAGCATCTGGCCGCTCACGAACGGCGGGAGATCGAGTATCTGCCCGACGATTCGAAGTCGATCGTGTCGGAAAACAAATCGCCCGACATCCCGTTCCGCTACAGCGTGAATCCCTATCGCGGCTGTGCTCACGGTTGCTCTTATTGTTACGCCCGGAACACGCACGAGTTTCTTGGCTTCAACGCGGGGCTCGACTTTGAGACCAAGATCATGGTCAAGCACAAAGCGCCGCAGTTGCTGGAAACGTTCCTGAATCGCAAGTCGTACCAGCCGGAGACCATCAGTTTTTCCGGCGTGACCGATTGTTATCAGCCGGCGGAGCGACAGTTCCGGTTGACGCGTCAATGCCTGGAGGTTGCCTTGCGATACCAGCAACCCGTTGGGATCGTGAGCAAAAATGCGTTGGTCGTCCGCGACCTGGATCTGCTGCAGTTATTGGCCGCTCAGAATTTGGTCCACGTTTATCTGTCGATCACAACGCTGCAGCCCGAACTGGCCCGGGCGATGGAACCGCGGACCAGCATCCCCACGGCGCGGCTGCGTGCAGTCCGAATGCTCGCCGAAGCGGGCGTGCCGGTTGGCGTGATGGTCGCTCCGGTAATCCCTGGCCTGAACGATTCGGAGATCCCCGCGATCCTCGATCAAGCGCGACAGGCGGGAGCCGCGACGGCAAACTTTATACTGCTGCGACTGCCGCTGACGGTCGAGCCCGTGTTTCGCGAATGGTTGCAACGAACGCAGCCCGAGAAGCAGGAATTGATCGAAGCCCGCGTCCGCCAGACACGCGACGGTTCGATGTACGATTCGCAGTGGAATCAACGCATGCGTGGCTCGGGACCAATCGCTGAACAGATCAAACAAATGTTTCAGCTGTTCGCAAAAAAGCATGGCTTAGACAAACCACTACCTCCAGTCGATAGCACTCGGTTCAAGAATCCCAACGCCGGCCCTCAACAGATGGATCTGTTTTAGTAGAGCACCGATTCCAAAAAGTCAAAGCTGTTGGCAGCGTCCAAAAGCAAGCCCGCGGATGGCATCGCAATTGCCACTGCGGAGACCTCGCGTTGAATCGCGTGTGGCCCTACGAACTTGGTGTGTAGTCCTGGCTTAGAATTCCGGCGGCTTACACCGCCGGCAAGTCTTGTGTCGGCCTCCGGCCTGCTCTTGTTGGGATAGTTTTGACCCTTGGTGATCGGACCAACAAAAAGCCCGGAGGGCGATACATGATCTGCCGGTGGCATAAGCCACCGGAATCCGAGATCGCGAATCCCAACAAAGCCCGGAGGGCGACATACTCGCCCACTGTGCCGCCCTTCAAACGGTGTCCTTCTCGCAGCGAGATGCATTCCGGCGACGCGTGACGCCGGAATGTCGTGTGCCGGCCTGGGCCGAGTGCTCGCGGCGATCAAACCGGAACGAAGCCGCGGTAGCGGCGACCGCATAAAGCCTGCGGCGCGAGCCGCATGTCCGGGACGAAAATGGCCGCGTGCGAGCCCCGGGTAGGGGCGACAGATTACAGATGCTGTCGCCCCTTACCGGGGCTTTGTGTTGTTTTGCGAATTGCGATCCTGCGGCTGGCGCTGCAGGCTTTATGCGATCGCCGCATCCGCGGCTTAGATCTCCACGCTGCTGCATGTTCAAGTCCCCCTGCCAGCCTCCTGCCTCCGACTTTCAACAGCGTTGCAACCTGTCAACGCACAAACCTCGAGGCGGACGGCGGCAATTCGGATCAGTTTCGACGATCTCGGTTTTGTTTCGACTGCTTCCGCCCAAAGGCTTTGAAGTGAGGAATTACCGGGGTTAGGATTGTGGCTCCCCCCCAGTACACCGTCGCCGGATTTCCCAAGTCGATTGGCAATTCACAATGCTGTCGAAGACCATTGCCCGCGAC
Above is a genomic segment from Rosistilla ulvae containing:
- a CDS encoding PSD1 and planctomycete cytochrome C domain-containing protein yields the protein MSTLSTRFLLCCIVPFAVSFSERSACAVDYLSDIKPLLEEKCYACHGPLKAQGDLRLDTAVALIAGGGSGAAIQPGDPGKSFLIDVLTGEAGYQMPPENEGAVMTPAQIDLFREWIADGAPSPADEEPAADPKTWWSYQPIMRPPLPAVDAPNWPRGPIDYFVAARRQANGLPHAAPADRSTWLRRVYLDLIGLPPTVEQQQAFLNDDSPMAFEAVVDELLSRPEYGQRWGRHWMDVWRYSDWYGSRGSNEIRYSQRHIWRWRDWIVDSLNDNKGYAAMVREMLSADERIDPDDPSSLVATGYLGRSWYKFDRDVWLFETVERTGEAFLGLTLRCCRCHDHKFDPVSHEEYFRFRSFFEPHDVRTDPISVRTEMQKDASQGMVPTDGIPLVYDKTADAPTYRFERGDSRFPDTSKPLEPGVPQSLGGSVDLQPIDLPALAWYPMLRPGVRETLIEKATSEAETAAVALADAQAALREMQHKPAAESLAEKADDAGDLVLLHDNFDAPNPKLWLRQSGNWKVEEGSLWQTDVGSFATIVADRVLPLDFKFRLRYRTLAAGSFRSVGLSFDYQDAGNSQDVYTSVNDSKPSVQAFHREGGQQAYPAEGIVYTPLKVGEEIVLDVTVAGSQLTIDMNGTRKLDYQMPIARRSGKLALWVHQGTAEFLELEVTRLPPSAETTALQQREAKHAVDLARLKHQAAQAHVESTRLRIAAEVKRYLDPQSAEEPEDLDRWLTAAAEAEAWLRVCEAEIEFFEAAPSAEKLEAAKSKLAAAEAKLNDPANRDYEPLGPQFPRTSTGRRSALADWIVDPQNPRTARVAANHLWGRHFGQPLVATTENFGLNGRKPSHPQLLDWLADELIRNDWKMKPLHRQIVLSATYRMSSDPLPDGNAAALEIDPENRLLWRMNPRRMEAELVRDSTLFLASQIDLSFGGPEIPIEEGDKSLRRSLYLRNTPNEKMPMLEVFDVADPNACYRRQESIVPHQSLAMMNSGLAIDAARTIARRLADASDFVDVAFETILARRPTAAEADRCNAFLQSHAELLQQASGEKFPGADTATTPRAADPLQAARENLIHVLMLHNDFVTIR
- a CDS encoding DUF1553 domain-containing protein, which encodes MRRICSRFRGFTLLYLLILGIPAWGGDEAALHERVDEIIGDSLGDEPAAAIADDAEFFRRVWLDLAGTIPPAEATRKFLADPSTDKRSRAIDQLLAAPTYVTRMQQAFHVMLMERRGDHESWQKFLELAFKENKSWDSMVRAMLEPQPSHESHQGASFFLTKRLEKYGQNPIDHPGLTSDIGRLFLGVDLQCAQCHDHLLVDEYKQLDFQGLLAVTQTLKPAKGGPIPLVAEKPLTEKLEFVSVFESSSVATGPRIPFGKEFEIPSELPEDRDYSPLGLVANELPTATNPPFSRNIANRIWHLMLGRGLVEPLDSHHADNLPSHPELLELLAAELAAHQFDLKWLFREIALSDTYQRSSRIVDANTDIQEIQPDQYQVAIPKRLSAEQAVTSFAEAIGAGRDEDERSEFISRLKPLFVAALANPAREHEDHRHPSVRSALFFANDKEVLAAIERQPGNLIDRLMAIEEETALADELYLSVVSRFPSDEERTELAAFLTVPADQREAHLRHWIWALLASTEFNVNH
- a CDS encoding DUF1501 domain-containing protein, which encodes MSKSPLCRTHEHRLSRRRLLGAGAATLGLGSMLRPVVAEDLRDKDRQVLCIWLDGGMSQLESWDPKPNTQFGGPFRAIPTSVPGIHISELFPKTALQMHHLAILRSVHTQDNSHSAGVARINRGDPKNRGVVYPYLGSAVAKLMGPTRTGLPPYVWVKPGSGGFKTADAGFLGPAYGALALGDAKPPANLLPHPSLTAEEYQLRQELRTRFNERFGQQRFNNEVAADTSVYEIAQTLMRRMDLFDESKVSAKDVERYGSHELGRHMLMGRRLIEAGVRFVKVNSYHWDSHGDHFNASDCLHRQFDQPFAALIEDLADRSLLDNVLVIVLSEFGRTPRINSHCGRDHWPEAWSVAMAGCGLQKGAVVGATNDLGTFVEGPEHDIGHLFHTWFQALGIPQDHMEYINQGQPLPVAHDDFGAVTELLS
- a CDS encoding WD40 repeat domain-containing protein, whose product is MADSQQKQSTADSPPLTLQPIGDPIFYDRVLWEARFSPQGRWLVGVGQDAKIVRWTVGDSTDENPTGLTAAESLTGHNGWLTGMVFHPTLEHLFTVDSWGQLACYPYAQATASEPLWKLPAAHDGWIRAIAIHNSGAQIATSGNDGVVRLWSTGDGAKVSEWTHGSKVMSLAFAPDGKSLVSGDLFGVIRQWDLERGEVVREISAAPLYQKHNNQECGGVRRLVFSPRGDRLAAIGQKEPRGGFATGIPCVMVFDWETGTVEREMPVGDRNDGFAYDAIFHRSGHLIACSSAFPRKGPLWLWHPEEEEAALIDKKLSNGFSLSPHPDGKRVALLICNAPNGNGRGLKGGEYPGGSSRIHLMQITPQEANDR
- a CDS encoding PA0069 family radical SAM protein, which translates into the protein MRHGSELDPPNRFESIRRELDLGQMEWDQEHLAAHERREIEYLPDDSKSIVSENKSPDIPFRYSVNPYRGCAHGCSYCYARNTHEFLGFNAGLDFETKIMVKHKAPQLLETFLNRKSYQPETISFSGVTDCYQPAERQFRLTRQCLEVALRYQQPVGIVSKNALVVRDLDLLQLLAAQNLVHVYLSITTLQPELARAMEPRTSIPTARLRAVRMLAEAGVPVGVMVAPVIPGLNDSEIPAILDQARQAGAATANFILLRLPLTVEPVFREWLQRTQPEKQELIEARVRQTRDGSMYDSQWNQRMRGSGPIAEQIKQMFQLFAKKHGLDKPLPPVDSTRFKNPNAGPQQMDLF